In a single window of the Candidatus Nanosynbacter featherlites genome:
- a CDS encoding NUDIX hydrolase, whose translation MTEQLFQIGIKALIQNDEHQILLLKSQDYWDIPGGRMDQGEDIEAALLRELHEEIGVDHIANNQLWDVAKAVKQLPYDDMMTSLMLIVYHVQLPADQIPRSCEPGVTLHWVSPEQAADYLKNKYPEAFRQAIAQLS comes from the coding sequence ATGACAGAGCAGTTATTTCAAATCGGCATAAAAGCCCTTATTCAAAATGATGAACACCAAATTTTACTACTCAAAAGCCAAGACTATTGGGATATTCCAGGTGGCAGAATGGATCAAGGTGAGGACATAGAGGCTGCACTGCTGCGTGAACTACATGAGGAGATTGGCGTTGATCATATTGCCAATAATCAGCTTTGGGATGTGGCAAAAGCGGTCAAGCAGCTCCCGTATGATGATATGATGACAAGCCTCATGCTAATTGTCTATCACGTGCAGCTACCGGCAGATCAAATTCCTCGTTCATGTGAGCCTGGCGTTACACTTCATTGGGTAAGCCCTGAACAAGCGGCTGATTATTTGAAAAACAAATATCCTGAGGCCTTCCGTCAAGCGATAGCCCAGCTCTCGTAG